The DNA segment CCCGACGATACGGAACCTGGACTTCTTGGAGATGTGGCGGCCGTTCTTTCAGCCCTACCACCTGATCGTGGTACAGGACGGGGACCCGAGCAAGACGATCCGGGTGCCGGAGGGGTTCGATTACGAGCTCTACAACCGCAACGACATCAAACGCATCCTGGGCCCCAAGGCCGCCTGCATCTCCTTCAAGGATTCCGCCTGCCGCTGCTTCGGCTACATGGTCTCCAAGAAGAAATACATCTACACCATCGACGACGACTGCTTCGTAAGTTACGCCTATGAAATCGACCCACCTTGTGCTTGctatctcaattaagactccaagTTTCCTTTTTGATTTAATGCCCCTATTTTCGTTTCCTCCCCCCTGAAAAATCTCTTTTTTTCGTTCCGTATCTTTCCTCATTCATCGATCGCCTGCAGACTGAAGTAAAGTTTCTGAGAAGAGAATATGTAAGGAATGAACACTGATGTTGATCTTGAATTGCACAAACTGAAGTAGATCAGCGTTTTCTGTCATCTCAAACAGGTTGCTAAAGATCCCTCTGGCAAAGAGATCAATGCACTGGAACAGCACATAAGCAATCTCCTGACACCATCCACTCCCTACTTCTTCAACACCTTGTATGATCCCTACCGAGAAGGCACAGACTTTGTCCGCGGATACCCTTTCAGCCTCCGCGAGGGCACTCCGACGGTTGTGTCTCATGGCCTTTGGCTTAACATTCCAGACTATGATGCTGCCACCCAGCTTGTCAAGCCGCGAGAGAGGAACACCAGGTACCAAACACTGTGATGCCGAAGGTTTCACTGTTGGAGAACTGCTTTACAGATTTCTTAACTACTGTGTTTTGTGTTCATCAGGTATGTGGATGCAGTTCTTACGATACCCAGGGGAACTCTGTTTCCTATGTGTGGAATGAATCTGGCTTTCGATCGTGAGCTCATCGGCTCTGCAATGTACTTTGGACTTATGGGCGATGGCCAACCCATTGGGCGATATGATGATATGTGGGCTGGGTGGTGCATCAAGGTGAGTGAGTCTCTGCTTCAGTCCATTCTTTGCTACTCGGGTTAGATTTGTCGTCATATCTTCATCTCTATCACACAAATGACATCACTCGCTATACTTGCCAAGCATGCTCATGACCATCAATCTAAATCACATCCAATGGATGATATTTTAGGTGATCTGTGATCACTTGCGATTGGGGGTCAAGACTGGGTTACCCTACATCTGGCACAGCAAAGCTAGCAATCCATTTGTGAACTTGAAAAAGGAGTACAAGGGCATCTTCTGGCAGGAAGAGTTGATCCCCTTCTTCCAGACGGTTGTCCTCCCAAAGGATTGCACCACCGTGCAGAAGTGCTACATTGAACTGTCCAAGCAGGTGAGAGAAAAGCTTGGGAAGATTGACCCTTACTTCACCAAGCTTGCCGATGCTATGGTTACATGGATTGAGGCTTGGGACGAGCTCAACCCATCCGGAACAGCAGCTCAAATGGTCAACGGCTCCTCCAATGGGAAATAGAGTAGATGGCATAgtcattatcttttttttttttctttctatctaTGTAATGTTTGAGGCTTATAAACTTTTTCCCTAATTATATTATAGGCTTTCATTCATGTGAAGCTTGAAATAGACATGCAGTTTGATGATTGTAATCATTTTTATACTTTTtgagaataaaagatcttgttcttttttcttttttgttattttgggTCAGCCTCAATAGCCTTTTCCGCAACTTCCTTTATTTTCTCCCTTCTCCTTTCTCCTCTATAATAAGATCAAATATCAAGCCAAAGATGGATAACACAGACATGAGATATCGATTATTACAAGTGTTTAAGAAGATAATAGGCAGAAACTTCATCAAAAGAAGTTTAAAGTTAGATGGCTTTATTTTTTGGAGGCCACCCTTGGCTTCAGGCACATCACAGAACTTAGAGCTTCTAATGACCTACTCATACAGCAGCCACATTGAGGGCCTTGTCAATAGAAAATAATTCAAGTTAGAAATCTGATCAGCATAGTTGTCTAGATCGGATGATTAGACAATAAAAATTGAAAACCAAACTGCCAACTGATTCGAGTCAATTATGAAAAAAATCAGCACAAATCACCTAATGAGGTAGTTAGGCTCATTCCAATCTgcattcttttcctttttatttctcagAAATTAGACAGAGATATAACCCTGTTGCTACACTTACTCTAGTTGGTCATGGACTTTTAGTTCTTGCTGGGGATGAGCTAAAGGCGGTCATTACCCCCTTTTGGGATATGACCGGGTGGGAGTAAATTCCAAGGGATATTTAGAGGATATCCAACAGAGCACCAAGAGATGAAGCAAAGGAACATAAGGCGTACCTATCAGGACTGTCAGACTTCAATCACCATCACCCATGACAGCATGACCCGCTGGGCATCGAGAATTATTATGTATTGGAAACCATCACAGCTGCGGCAAATAGTATTCTGTGAGAAGCATCAGCAGTGCACATCAG comes from the Musa acuminata AAA Group cultivar baxijiao chromosome BXJ1-10, Cavendish_Baxijiao_AAA, whole genome shotgun sequence genome and includes:
- the LOC135594952 gene encoding UDP-arabinopyranose mutase 1-like → MTAAAAGKDSPSSSTVRGTPLLKDELDIVIPTIRNLDFLEMWRPFFQPYHLIVVQDGDPSKTIRVPEGFDYELYNRNDIKRILGPKAACISFKDSACRCFGYMVSKKKYIYTIDDDCFVAKDPSGKEINALEQHISNLLTPSTPYFFNTLYDPYREGTDFVRGYPFSLREGTPTVVSHGLWLNIPDYDAATQLVKPRERNTRYVDAVLTIPRGTLFPMCGMNLAFDRELIGSAMYFGLMGDGQPIGRYDDMWAGWCIKVICDHLRLGVKTGLPYIWHSKASNPFVNLKKEYKGIFWQEELIPFFQTVVLPKDCTTVQKCYIELSKQVREKLGKIDPYFTKLADAMVTWIEAWDELNPSGTAAQMVNGSSNGK